From one Heptranchias perlo isolate sHepPer1 chromosome X, sHepPer1.hap1, whole genome shotgun sequence genomic stretch:
- the LOC137307116 gene encoding histone H4 — MSGRGKGGKGLGKGGAKRHRKVLRDNIQGITKPAIRRLARRGGVKRISGLIYEETRGVLKVFLENVIRDAVTYTEHAKRKTVTAMDVVYALKRQGRTLYGFGG, encoded by the coding sequence atgtctggcagaggtaaaggaggcaaaggactcgGCAAAGGTGGCGCCAAGCGGCACCGAAAAgttcttcgtgataacatccagggtatcaccaaaccagccatccgccgcctggctcgccgtggcggtgtcaagcggatctcgggtctgatctacgaggaaacccgtggGGTACTGAAGGTTTtcttggagaatgtgatcagggacgcggtcacttacactgaacacgccaagcgcaagacggtcacggccatggatgtggtgtacgctctgaaacggcagggccgcaccctctatggattcggcggctga